One genomic window of Euleptes europaea isolate rEulEur1 chromosome 10, rEulEur1.hap1, whole genome shotgun sequence includes the following:
- the IRAK1BP1 gene encoding interleukin-1 receptor-associated kinase 1-binding protein 1 — MPLSLSPARVFAEWIPPLVGANGAGHDPSEVAKGTPGCLQSPGREVRLSGTAELSARPDRAKVALRLRSKKPEAQAARGSVARRLDYIAQAARQRGGVSEENVTVTKNFSRIDNAYKMEAEICITFSDFGKMQDVCNFLVEKLDSSVIISPPHFYHTAETIDNLRHQVCLAAIRSAHQKAQEVCRLFGQSLGKPLLIREEEMKEWEGDLEKHDSNPSDSPSLQQRLQSATIFVSSKMFAVFEIKGERKRKQAALLNTN; from the exons ATGCCCCTGTCGCTCTCTCCGGCTCGGGTGTTTGCCGAGTGGATCCCCCCGCTCGTCGGGGCCAACGGCGCGGGCCACGATCCGTCCGAAGTCGCGAAAGGGACCCCCGGGTGTTTACAGTCGCCGGGCCGGGAGGTTCGCCTGAGCGGGACCGCGGAGCTCAGCGCCAGGCCGGATCGGGCGAAGGTCGCGCTCCGGCTGAGGAGCAAGAAGCCGGAGGCCCAGGCGGCGCGGGGCAGCGTCGCTCGGCGGCTGGACTACATCGCCCAGGCCGCCCGGCAGCGCGGAGGCGTCTCG GAGGAAAACGTGACTGTAACAAAGAACTTCAGTAGAATAGATAATGCTTATAAGATGGAAGCAGAG ATCTGCATTACATTCAGTGATTTTGGGAAAATGCAAGATGTTTGTAACTTTCTTGTTGAGAAGCTAGATAGTTCTGTCATCATCAGTCCACCTCACTTTTACCATACAGCGGAGACCATAGATAATCTTCG ACATCAGGTATGTCTTGCTGCGATTAGGAGCGCACATCAAAAAGCCCAAGAAGTCTGCCGATTGTTTGGCCAGTCACTGGGGAAACCTTTGCTAATAAGGGAAGAGGAAATGAAGGAATGGGAAGGCGACCTAGAAAAGCATGACAGCAATCCCTCAGACTCACCGAGTTTGCAGCAGAGACTCCAAAGTGCTACAATTTTTGTTTCCTCAAAGATGTTTGCTGTCTTTGAgataaagggagaaagaaagagaaaacaagCAGCTCTTTTAAACACGAactga